In a genomic window of uncultured Flavobacterium sp.:
- a CDS encoding TonB-dependent receptor has translation MRFLLFVFLFVHFSGWSQKGNITGKVTFGSTESAFGASVTVTETQKFVVVDNDGQFEIKGLSYGNYSLIISSLEAKAKTINVVLNSTSQQLNIVLEKNDPKALKEVVVQKTSVKKEIQNKGFSVNVIETKDAAQRNLQTNELLDRSAGVRIRQNGGMGSSVNYNLNGMSGNSIRIFIDGIPLSTYGSSFNLNSIPPALIERIEVYKGVTPANLADDALGGAINVILKKGAKNTVNASVSYGSFNTAQSNFNTTYRDKSGFTLKGSGFYNYSDNDYEVWGRFIYNILPDGRYDYVRVKRFENRYRSYGGRFEAGFTDVKWADTFLIGLNMSEDHNQIQHGQYMTKPYKGRFSEADATAISLNYSKKDFLFKSLDFSTNTVYSKRHEMVNDTVKWNYNWYGEKALGLYGTPILSNTGAQQTGPTINTITSNILSSRSIFTYNINEKNRIVFSNLYYMVDRNDDDLLKPEFQNDFEATRDLQKTVTSLAYEMQAFDSRLRTNIFGKFYEQKVNESKPEIVNQNGQNVIVEKLNQSTTPFFGYGLATSYFITPQIMISASAEKAIRLPNEIEIFGNPGENITGNSDLKPEQSDNLNVGFQFGPYKTNQHKISVATSGFIRNATDKIVRTSGNRVNDAIQTLPFENLGKTQSIGFEASFDYVFKDRLFISMNMSKFNSLFKMQFDNNGGQLSNYNKQLPNEPFFTVNANVQYNFKELIQKNSQLNLYYNCGYVDPFATLWIDVINSETPAQFSQDLGLSYAFPNKQFVVSFDAKNIFDKQIFDNYAVQKPGRAFYLKLNYTINNF, from the coding sequence ATGCGTTTTCTATTGTTTGTGTTTTTGTTCGTTCATTTTTCAGGTTGGTCTCAAAAAGGAAATATTACCGGAAAAGTAACTTTTGGAAGTACTGAGTCTGCATTTGGAGCTTCGGTAACAGTTACAGAAACTCAGAAATTTGTTGTTGTTGACAACGACGGTCAATTCGAAATAAAAGGATTATCATACGGAAATTACAGTTTGATAATATCTTCGCTTGAAGCGAAAGCAAAAACCATAAATGTTGTGCTAAACAGCACTTCACAACAACTAAATATTGTTCTTGAAAAAAATGATCCAAAAGCTTTAAAAGAAGTTGTTGTTCAAAAAACATCGGTAAAAAAAGAAATTCAAAACAAAGGTTTTTCGGTAAACGTAATTGAAACAAAAGATGCCGCTCAAAGAAATCTCCAAACCAATGAATTACTGGATCGTTCTGCAGGAGTTAGAATCAGACAAAACGGAGGAATGGGTTCGAGCGTTAATTATAACCTCAACGGAATGTCTGGAAACTCTATTAGAATTTTTATTGACGGAATTCCGCTTTCTACATACGGATCTTCTTTTAACCTCAACAGTATTCCACCTGCATTAATTGAGCGAATCGAAGTTTATAAAGGAGTTACGCCAGCAAATTTAGCAGACGATGCTTTGGGCGGCGCCATAAATGTTATACTAAAAAAAGGTGCAAAAAACACGGTAAATGCTTCTGTTTCTTATGGCTCTTTCAATACTGCTCAATCTAATTTTAATACAACCTATCGCGACAAATCTGGTTTTACTTTAAAAGGTTCGGGATTCTATAATTATTCGGATAACGATTATGAGGTTTGGGGAAGATTTATTTACAATATTTTGCCTGACGGACGATATGATTATGTGAGAGTAAAGCGTTTCGAAAATAGATACAGATCTTATGGCGGAAGATTTGAAGCCGGTTTTACAGATGTTAAATGGGCCGACACTTTTTTAATTGGCTTAAATATGTCCGAAGATCACAACCAAATTCAGCACGGTCAATATATGACTAAACCTTATAAAGGACGTTTTTCTGAAGCTGATGCAACGGCGATAAGTTTGAATTATTCGAAAAAAGATTTCCTTTTTAAAAGTCTTGATTTCTCCACAAATACAGTTTATAGTAAAAGACATGAAATGGTAAATGATACCGTAAAATGGAATTACAATTGGTATGGAGAAAAAGCACTTGGATTATACGGTACGCCAATTTTATCAAATACCGGTGCGCAACAAACCGGACCAACAATCAATACAATTACAAGTAATATTTTAAGTTCAAGAAGCATATTTACCTATAATATCAATGAAAAAAACAGAATCGTTTTTAGTAATTTATATTATATGGTTGACAGAAATGATGACGATTTATTGAAACCGGAATTTCAAAATGATTTTGAAGCAACTCGCGATTTACAAAAAACCGTTACTTCTCTGGCTTATGAAATGCAGGCTTTTGATTCTCGTTTAAGAACCAATATTTTCGGGAAGTTTTATGAACAAAAAGTAAACGAAAGTAAACCGGAAATCGTAAATCAAAATGGTCAGAATGTTATCGTCGAAAAACTAAATCAAAGCACTACTCCATTTTTTGGATACGGACTTGCAACTTCTTATTTCATTACGCCACAAATAATGATTTCGGCATCTGCTGAAAAAGCGATTCGATTACCAAACGAAATTGAAATATTTGGAAATCCAGGCGAAAACATAACCGGAAATTCTGATTTGAAACCGGAACAAAGTGATAATTTAAATGTTGGATTTCAATTTGGTCCTTACAAAACAAACCAACATAAAATCTCGGTTGCAACTTCAGGTTTTATTCGAAATGCAACAGATAAAATTGTTCGAACTTCGGGAAATCGTGTAAATGATGCGATTCAAACTTTGCCTTTTGAAAATTTAGGAAAAACGCAATCCATTGGTTTTGAAGCTTCTTTTGATTATGTTTTCAAAGATCGTTTGTTTATTTCGATGAATATGTCAAAGTTCAATTCGTTGTTCAAAATGCAATTTGATAATAATGGAGGTCAATTATCAAACTACAACAAGCAATTGCCAAATGAACCTTTCTTTACTGTAAATGCAAACGTTCAGTACAACTTTAAAGAACTGATTCAAAAAAATTCACAATTAAATCTCTACTACAACTGCGGTTATGTTGATCCGTTTGCAACGCTTTGGATCGATGTAATTAACTCTGAAACACCTGCACAATTTTCACAGGATTTAGGTTTGAGTTATGCTTTTCCGAATAAACAGTTTGTAGTAAGTTTTGATGCCAAAAATATTTTCGATAAACAGATTTTCGATAATTACGCCGTTCAAAAACCCGGACGCGCCTTTTATCTAAAGCTGAATTATACCATCAATAATTTTTAA
- a CDS encoding PAS domain S-box protein, with the protein MKPANKEHYFLADGGEMGELLRSKDWSKTSLGNPETWPQSLCTMVSVMLNNPFGMYIAWGNDYTQLYNDGFRPILGLTKHPEALGISSKETFAEIWDTIGPMFGEVMTGKALSSPDFMVVLNRNGFDEECYFDFSYSPIKKEDGTIGGVLVTVIETTEKKKATKALQESNIRFINNIMQAPVAMCVFRGKNHTVEIANAQMIQLWGTEYEKVINKPIFEALPEAQNQDLEVLLDNVYQTGEKFVANELPILLPRNGKVETTYINFVYQALKETDGTISGVFAIAIEVTPQVLARSKVEESEQKIRQLVENAPFPIAVYVGKEMIVELANDSIIKLWGKGSDVIGKSFKDVLPELDNQLVFEQINAVLETGESFHTKNTPLDLTIDGEPLTYYFNYSLTPLFDINGDVYAVMNTGVDLTDLNVAKKKIEEADKRFRNTVKQAPVGITILRGSNFMVETANEAYLKLVDRQEADFVGRPLFDSLPEVEESVSSLLNGVLTTGIPFHGNEVPIPLKRYGKLSISYFDFLYHPLKEEDGKISGIIVTVTEVSEKVEVRKKIEQNEERLQIIVEASELGTWELNVKTREPKYSKRYLEIVGGYTDNVELSHEQLLKHLHPDDMHIRNKAFKEALTSGYLNYEARMIWNDQSIHWMEGKGKVFYDDKNNPEKLIGTIRDITDEKNHQQELEESEKRFRNLVMQSPVPKAILKGGNMKIEIANIALLKNIWKKEESDVQDKNLFDIFPELEQQKYGQLLSKVYKTGEVHSESESLLYINGKNGRHQLYIDFEYAPLLEADGSISGIKMTLIDVTEKVEARKKIEESEKRFRSLTESIPQLIWETDEKGNALFASGKWFEYTGIKPAGEAEWKAMIHPDDYAENVRIWSHSLETGDIYRCDVRVRRKDGNYRWHAVIGEPVFNKENKIIKWVGAFTDIHTEKAFTHELEQQVTVRTKELSLINESLRKSEERYHLMVEEVQDYSILYLNHEGIIENWNVGAEKIKGYKAEDIIGKYFSIFYTEEDRTSNLPQKLLNLAIEKGKATQEGWRVRKDGTYFWASVVITAIHNKKNQVIGFSKVTHDLTEKKRASDKLKQNGLELEQKNTELEQMNKELQSFAYISSHDLQEPLRKIQTFATQIMEKELDNLSETGKDKFLRMQNAAQRMQTLINDLLSYSRTNIQERVFEKTDLAKIIDEVKDDLKEELEQQDAIIEVENTCNADVIPFQFRQLLYNLVSNSLKFSKLETRTFIKVNCEIVNGSTLDHEKLNAETNYCHIRITDNGIGFEQQYSSKIFEVFQRLHGKLEYTGTGIGLAIVKKIVDNHNGIITATGEQNIGATFDIYIPVK; encoded by the coding sequence ATGAAACCCGCAAATAAGGAGCATTATTTTCTGGCCGATGGTGGAGAAATGGGAGAATTATTACGTTCTAAAGATTGGAGTAAAACCTCTTTAGGAAATCCCGAAACCTGGCCACAAAGTCTGTGTACAATGGTTTCCGTAATGCTCAATAATCCGTTTGGGATGTATATTGCCTGGGGAAATGATTACACACAACTTTATAATGATGGTTTTCGCCCTATTCTGGGTTTAACAAAACATCCCGAAGCTTTAGGAATAAGTTCAAAAGAAACTTTCGCTGAAATCTGGGATACTATTGGTCCGATGTTTGGCGAGGTTATGACCGGAAAAGCGCTTAGTTCTCCTGATTTTATGGTGGTTTTAAACCGAAACGGATTTGATGAAGAATGTTATTTTGATTTCTCCTATAGTCCAATTAAAAAAGAAGACGGAACAATTGGCGGTGTTTTAGTAACCGTAATTGAAACTACCGAAAAGAAAAAAGCAACCAAAGCATTACAGGAAAGTAATATAAGATTTATAAATAATATCATGCAGGCGCCTGTCGCAATGTGTGTTTTTAGAGGTAAAAATCATACTGTAGAAATTGCCAATGCGCAAATGATTCAGTTATGGGGAACGGAATATGAAAAGGTAATTAACAAACCTATTTTTGAAGCCTTGCCCGAAGCTCAAAATCAGGATCTCGAAGTTTTACTGGACAATGTATATCAAACCGGTGAAAAATTTGTTGCGAATGAACTTCCAATTCTATTGCCACGAAACGGAAAAGTCGAAACTACTTATATCAATTTTGTTTATCAGGCGCTAAAAGAAACTGACGGAACTATATCTGGTGTTTTTGCTATAGCGATCGAAGTAACTCCACAAGTTTTAGCACGCTCGAAAGTCGAAGAAAGTGAACAAAAAATAAGACAACTTGTCGAGAATGCCCCTTTTCCTATCGCCGTTTATGTTGGTAAAGAAATGATTGTAGAATTGGCAAACGATTCTATTATTAAATTATGGGGAAAAGGCAGCGATGTCATCGGAAAATCATTTAAAGATGTTCTTCCTGAATTGGACAATCAATTGGTATTTGAACAAATTAATGCCGTTCTGGAAACGGGAGAATCGTTTCATACAAAAAATACTCCGCTTGATCTTACCATTGATGGAGAACCACTTACCTATTATTTCAACTACAGTTTAACACCTTTATTCGATATAAATGGAGATGTTTATGCCGTAATGAATACTGGAGTTGACCTGACTGATTTGAACGTAGCGAAGAAAAAAATTGAAGAAGCAGACAAACGTTTCAGAAATACGGTAAAACAAGCTCCTGTTGGGATTACGATTTTACGCGGTTCCAATTTTATGGTCGAAACAGCCAATGAAGCTTATCTAAAATTAGTCGACAGACAAGAAGCTGATTTTGTTGGAAGACCTTTATTTGATTCTTTGCCGGAAGTTGAAGAATCTGTGAGTTCACTCTTAAATGGTGTTTTGACAACCGGAATTCCTTTTCATGGAAATGAAGTTCCGATTCCGCTAAAACGTTATGGAAAACTGAGTATCTCCTATTTTGATTTTCTTTATCATCCGTTAAAAGAAGAAGACGGAAAAATTTCAGGAATTATTGTAACCGTTACCGAAGTCAGCGAGAAAGTTGAGGTTCGGAAAAAAATAGAACAAAACGAAGAAAGACTTCAAATTATAGTAGAAGCCAGCGAACTAGGAACTTGGGAACTGAATGTAAAAACCAGAGAACCTAAATATTCTAAAAGATATCTGGAAATCGTTGGCGGTTATACCGATAATGTAGAATTATCGCACGAACAATTGCTAAAACATCTTCATCCGGATGATATGCATATTCGAAATAAAGCTTTTAAAGAAGCGCTGACTTCAGGATATTTGAATTATGAAGCCCGAATGATCTGGAATGATCAATCGATTCACTGGATGGAAGGCAAAGGAAAAGTTTTCTATGATGATAAAAACAATCCTGAGAAATTAATAGGTACAATAAGAGATATTACTGATGAAAAAAATCATCAGCAAGAGCTCGAAGAAAGCGAAAAAAGATTCCGAAATCTCGTAATGCAATCTCCTGTACCAAAAGCAATTTTGAAAGGAGGCAATATGAAAATCGAAATTGCCAATATTGCGCTTCTTAAAAATATCTGGAAAAAAGAAGAAAGCGATGTTCAGGACAAAAACTTATTTGACATTTTCCCTGAACTCGAACAACAAAAATATGGTCAACTTTTAAGCAAAGTTTACAAAACCGGAGAAGTTCATTCGGAGTCAGAATCTCTCTTGTATATTAATGGTAAAAATGGAAGACATCAATTGTATATTGATTTTGAATATGCTCCATTACTTGAAGCAGACGGTAGTATTTCGGGAATAAAAATGACTTTGATAGATGTAACCGAAAAAGTTGAAGCGCGTAAAAAAATCGAAGAAAGTGAAAAAAGATTCCGTTCGTTAACCGAGAGTATTCCGCAATTAATTTGGGAAACCGATGAAAAAGGAAATGCCTTATTTGCATCTGGAAAATGGTTTGAATATACTGGAATAAAACCCGCTGGCGAAGCCGAATGGAAAGCCATGATTCATCCTGACGATTATGCCGAAAATGTTAGAATATGGAGTCATAGTTTAGAAACCGGAGACATTTACAGATGTGATGTTCGCGTAAGACGAAAAGATGGAAACTACAGATGGCACGCCGTGATTGGTGAACCTGTTTTTAATAAAGAAAACAAAATCATAAAATGGGTTGGTGCTTTTACGGATATTCATACTGAAAAAGCATTTACACACGAACTTGAGCAACAAGTAACTGTAAGAACTAAGGAATTAAGCCTAATAAATGAATCGCTTAGAAAAAGTGAAGAACGTTATCATTTAATGGTCGAAGAAGTACAGGATTATTCTATTTTATATCTAAATCATGAAGGTATAATTGAAAACTGGAATGTTGGTGCCGAGAAAATCAAAGGTTATAAAGCAGAAGATATTATAGGAAAATATTTCTCTATTTTTTATACCGAAGAAGATCGTACAAGTAATCTTCCGCAAAAGCTTCTGAATCTTGCAATCGAAAAAGGAAAAGCAACTCAGGAAGGTTGGCGCGTTCGCAAAGACGGAACTTATTTTTGGGCAAGCGTTGTGATTACAGCAATTCACAACAAGAAAAATCAGGTTATAGGATTTTCTAAAGTAACGCATGATCTTACCGAAAAAAAGAGAGCCAGCGACAAATTAAAACAAAACGGATTAGAACTCGAACAAAAAAATACAGAACTGGAGCAAATGAACAAAGAGCTTCAGTCTTTTGCCTATATCTCAAGTCATGATTTGCAGGAACCTTTAAGGAAAATACAAACTTTTGCAACTCAGATCATGGAAAAAGAATTGGACAATTTATCTGAAACCGGCAAAGATAAATTCCTCCGAATGCAAAATGCAGCGCAACGAATGCAAACTTTAATTAATGATTTGCTATCATATTCCAGAACGAATATTCAGGAACGCGTATTTGAAAAAACCGATTTGGCTAAAATTATTGATGAGGTAAAAGACGATTTAAAAGAAGAACTCGAACAACAAGACGCAATTATTGAAGTCGAAAATACATGCAATGCAGATGTAATTCCGTTTCAGTTTAGACAATTATTGTACAATTTGGTGAGTAATTCTCTTAAGTTTTCTAAACTCGAAACTCGTACTTTTATAAAAGTAAACTGCGAAATTGTCAATGGATCAACTTTAGATCATGAAAAACTAAATGCCGAAACGAATTATTGTCACATAAGAATTACGGATAACGGAATTGGTTTTGAGCAACAATATAGTTCCAAAATATTTGAAGTTTTCCAGCGTCTGCACGGTAAACTAGAATATACCGGAACGGGAATTGGTCTTGCAATCGTAAAAAAAATCGTAGACAATCATAACGGAATTATCACCGCAACGGGCGAACAAAATATTGGAGCCACATTTGATATTTATATTCCGGTGAAATAA
- a CDS encoding response regulator gives MNKQNYNLLLADDDQDDCAFFKEALDELELPVSLVTVNDGVQLMNYLGENSSGDLPDILFLDLNMPRKNGHECLAEIKDKEELKNLPIIIFSTSLDIDIVDLMYEKGATYYIRKPGEFSKLKKVIGNALAVTSENNFKQPIRANFILQP, from the coding sequence ATGAACAAGCAGAATTACAATCTTTTACTAGCGGACGATGATCAGGATGATTGCGCTTTTTTTAAAGAAGCCTTAGACGAATTAGAGCTTCCGGTATCTCTTGTAACTGTTAATGACGGCGTGCAATTAATGAATTATTTGGGAGAGAATTCATCGGGAGATTTACCTGATATTCTGTTTCTTGACCTCAACATGCCCCGCAAAAATGGTCATGAATGTCTGGCTGAAATAAAGGATAAAGAAGAACTTAAAAACCTTCCGATAATAATATTTTCAACCTCTCTGGATATTGACATTGTAGATTTAATGTACGAAAAAGGTGCTACTTATTACATTCGCAAACCCGGCGAATTTTCTAAGTTAAAAAAGGTTATTGGCAATGCATTAGCCGTAACATCTGAAAATAATTTCAAACAACCCATCAGGGCAAATTTTATTCTTCAACCCTAA
- a CDS encoding lipocalin family protein: protein MKTKRILLGLLLSIGLFTVSCSSDDNEGETIIPIQGKYNLSQTGTIVDGKEVLIDAPQNAAGCQRDYLDLRLSNAAVIGDYKGSDCALTETTGTYARSHNDLTISVGNVSSTADIMNLTNKELKIKDKTTGIITVYTR, encoded by the coding sequence ATGAAAACTAAACGTATATTACTAGGACTATTATTGAGTATTGGATTATTTACAGTATCGTGCAGCAGCGATGATAACGAAGGAGAAACAATAATCCCAATTCAAGGGAAATACAATTTAAGCCAAACAGGAACAATTGTTGACGGAAAAGAAGTTTTAATTGATGCTCCACAAAATGCAGCTGGATGTCAAAGAGATTATTTAGACTTAAGATTGAGTAACGCAGCAGTTATTGGAGATTATAAAGGTTCTGATTGTGCCTTAACTGAAACTACAGGAACTTACGCAAGATCTCATAATGATTTAACTATTTCAGTAGGTAATGTAAGTTCTACTGCTGATATCATGAATCTAACGAATAAAGAGTTGAAGATAAAAGACAAAACAACTGGTATAATTACAGTTTACACTAGATAA
- a CDS encoding LytTR family DNA-binding domain-containing protein, with the protein MKIVIIEDEHLASSYLKSILEQQTIISISEISVLKSVKDAVAFFKTNTVDLAFMDIHLGDGKSLDIFEQTLVSCPVIFITAYDSYAVKVFKHFTIDYLLKPYEEEELLEALIKYKNIKETFNTNLIVESLVEIENQSNIQHHFLVSHRDKLISINDTAITYFFATGKHMFIYTNSGNSYLYNSNLTDLINKVDPVLFFKINRKYIINRHHIQEIIKHSSQKIELLLNVSIPENEPIILSKKEINNFKNWLDS; encoded by the coding sequence ATGAAAATTGTCATTATTGAAGACGAGCATCTTGCTTCAAGCTATCTGAAATCAATTCTGGAACAACAAACTATAATTTCAATTAGTGAAATTTCTGTACTGAAATCAGTAAAGGACGCCGTTGCTTTTTTTAAAACAAATACGGTCGATCTTGCCTTTATGGATATTCATTTGGGAGATGGAAAAAGTCTGGACATTTTTGAACAAACACTCGTTTCATGTCCCGTTATTTTTATCACGGCTTACGATTCTTATGCTGTAAAAGTTTTCAAGCATTTCACGATTGATTACCTTCTGAAACCTTATGAAGAAGAAGAATTACTGGAAGCTTTAATCAAATACAAAAACATTAAAGAAACCTTTAATACCAACTTAATTGTTGAATCACTTGTTGAAATTGAAAATCAAAGCAACATTCAGCATCACTTTTTAGTCAGTCACAGAGACAAACTCATTTCTATAAATGATACGGCAATCACCTATTTTTTTGCCACAGGAAAACATATGTTTATCTATACCAATTCGGGTAACAGCTATTTGTACAATAGTAATTTAACCGATTTAATCAATAAAGTTGATCCGGTTCTTTTCTTTAAAATCAACCGAAAATATATCATAAACAGACATCATATTCAGGAAATCATTAAACATTCGAGTCAAAAAATCGAATTGCTTTTAAACGTTTCTATTCCCGAAAATGAACCTATTATTTTAAGCAAAAAGGAAATCAATAATTTCAAAAACTGGTTGGATTCCTAA
- a CDS encoding RagB/SusD family nutrient uptake outer membrane protein, giving the protein MKNILKYVFFASVAITTVSCDNYLDVKPVGKVIPETLQDYRAVMTKAYSITAIHKALSAVRADELTFDEFNDNAAFYRDHYIWNDVNPDKTTNSFPYATLYNRIFYTNVIITEASQKLAPSAEKDQLLGEAYALRALTYFDLLNIFSKPYNAATAATDKGVPLALKIDLEQAYVPQSVAVIYDQILSDNEEAKKLLNLDTQATGLNYRFSKASIYTMESRIFLYRKEWAKAIEAADKAMTYKNALINLNTTAALPNLYNGPESILALEDPFINILKGTTYASPTLTGAYDKTNDLRFALYYQASGSRFKFRKGGDIAQKCTFRTSELYLTKAEASAQLNDLPAARTTVLAFIKNRYNTAGYNTLSTSIATMSQTQILDLIAQERQREFAVEGHRWFDLRRTTQQQIIHTFGGEDYKLIENDPRYTLPFPQEARLNNPDL; this is encoded by the coding sequence ATGAAAAATATATTAAAATACGTATTCTTTGCCAGCGTAGCGATTACTACCGTAAGCTGCGATAATTATCTTGATGTTAAGCCAGTTGGTAAAGTAATTCCGGAAACTTTGCAAGATTACAGAGCCGTAATGACAAAAGCATATTCTATAACTGCAATTCATAAAGCATTATCTGCTGTGAGAGCAGACGAATTGACTTTTGATGAATTCAATGATAATGCTGCTTTCTATAGAGATCATTATATCTGGAATGATGTCAATCCTGATAAAACTACAAACAGCTTTCCATATGCTACTTTGTATAACAGAATTTTTTATACGAATGTAATTATCACTGAAGCAAGCCAAAAATTAGCGCCTTCTGCAGAGAAAGACCAATTACTTGGAGAAGCTTATGCATTAAGAGCTTTAACTTACTTTGATTTATTGAACATATTCAGCAAACCTTATAATGCTGCAACAGCTGCAACAGACAAAGGTGTTCCATTGGCTTTAAAAATAGATTTAGAGCAAGCATATGTTCCACAAAGTGTTGCTGTTATTTATGATCAGATTTTATCTGATAACGAAGAGGCAAAAAAATTATTGAATTTAGATACGCAAGCAACAGGTCTTAATTACCGTTTTTCTAAAGCTTCTATTTATACAATGGAATCTCGTATTTTCCTTTACAGAAAAGAATGGGCTAAAGCTATTGAAGCTGCAGATAAAGCAATGACATACAAAAATGCTTTAATAAACTTAAATACTACAGCTGCTTTACCTAACCTTTATAATGGACCGGAATCTATTTTAGCGCTTGAAGATCCTTTTATCAATATCCTAAAAGGAACTACATATGCTTCACCAACTTTAACTGGAGCTTATGATAAAACAAACGACTTACGTTTTGCTTTGTATTATCAAGCAAGCGGAAGCAGATTCAAATTTAGAAAAGGTGGAGATATCGCTCAAAAATGTACTTTCAGAACTTCTGAATTATATTTGACAAAAGCAGAAGCTTCAGCACAATTGAACGATCTTCCAGCGGCAAGAACAACAGTTTTAGCTTTTATCAAAAACAGATATAATACTGCAGGTTACAACACATTGAGCACATCAATTGCTACAATGTCACAAACTCAGATTCTTGATCTTATTGCTCAGGAAAGACAACGTGAGTTTGCAGTTGAAGGTCACCGTTGGTTTGACTTAAGAAGAACAACTCAACAACAAATCATCCATACATTTGGTGGAGAAGATTATAAACTTATTGAAAATGACCCGCGTTATACGCTTCCATTTCCACAAGAAGCAAGATTAAACAATCCTGATTTGTAA